The genomic interval TGCTGTCTTCCTTATACCTTTCAAAGTTAGCACAGTCTACTACGCATATAACTCCATCCACGGAGCAACCAAGAGATTGAAGACTTATTACCACAGGAAAGGGCACTGCACTACCAGAGGTTTCTACCAACAAAAGCTCAGGGTCATATTTATTTCTTATCTCCTCTATCGCCTTTTCAAACTCCGAGTGAAGAGAGCAACAGATACAACCCTCTGGAAGCTCCAGCACCTCTGAGTAAGAATTTTTCAACACTTTTCCGTCAACGCCTACCTCACCAAGCTCGTTAACTATAACCGCTACCCTTTTGTTAGAAAAATGCTCTCTTGCGGTGTTAAGCAATAGGGTAGTCTTACCACTTCCGAGAAAGCCTGTTATCACGAAGGCAGGAAGCACATCATTCACCACCATATTCTACAGAGTCTATCTCCTCCATAAACTGCTGTATCTGAAAGGTAACAAAACCAGCGAGGTCTTTTATGTCCTTTTCCCAATACATGGGGTCTATGTCTATCTCCTTTTCGTAAACATCGTGCCCCTCTACCACATACTTTACCTTGAGGTAGGGATAGCTTTTTACTTCGCACCCCTGGTCTACTTCATTGGGAAAGCACAGCTCAATGTCAATGTCAGGATTTACCATACTCTTCCTTACTTCCTCTGCCAATTGTTTAAACTTTTCTTCTAAGCTCATATTACACCTCCTTAATTACCAGTAGTCATCATTACCATCTCTATACAGTTTCTCTTTAGAAGGTCAGAGCATACATAAACGCATATGGCACAGCCCTTACACCTGGAGTAGTTTACCCATGCCACATGCTTTGAGTTGTGATACATAAGGGTGTTAGGCTCGGGACAGAAAAGCACACACTGCTTGCAGTTATACTTAGCACAATCTGCTTCCTTTACATCTGCCACGTAGTACATACCTGCCTTGCCTCCTTGTATTGATTAATTTTAACTTGTTAGAGCTCCTTCTTCTACCCAGCCCCTTTCCTCCGCTATCTTAAAGGCTTCTCTTATAACCTGCATGTTTTTCTCAAGGAGCTCCATCTTCTTTTTGAACTTCTTCTCTATAGCACTGTCAAGGGCTGTTGTTCCACCAGAAGCTACAAAGGTGTTTCCAAGAAATCTCTCTCTTACCGCCTGCTCTATGTGCTCAAAGTCCACGAGCCTAGTTATACCAAAGAAGAGACCCACCATCGCCATGTTGGTGGCAAGCTCAGTCCCAGCTACATCAAGGGCTAATTTTGTAGCGGGGAACATATAGACTCGTGTATTTAGCTCCCTTAGTATATTCCAGTCCTCTTCTGGAATTATGTCCGCATCCGTGTTTATTATCACAATACCGTTTTCCTTCAAACCTGAGTAGAAGGGCATGGTATAAGACTTTCCATGAGTTATAACCTGAGGATGGTAAATCATTATGACGTTGGGATACACCACTTCTCCCACTTCGTATATGGGCTGGTCTGAGACCCTAACGTAGGCTTCAACGGGTGCCATCCTCTTTTCTGAACCGAAGAAGGGAACAAGGGTGGCATACTTGCCTGCGGCGGACATGGCATTACCAAGAATATGGGCGGAGGTGACCACCCCCTGCCCACCAACACCAGCTATGCGTATGTTATACCTTTTCATACCTTTACCTCCTCTGGTTTCCTCTCTATTTCTTCAAAGAACTCCCTTACCTCATCGGTCATCCACTCATAGAAGGCGAAGTCTTGCTTTTCTCTCTTTCTGGCATCCTCAAGAACCTTTTCTGTGGGTATGGAGTATTCTATGTTGCAAGAAGTGTAGGCATGTATAAAGGTGGGTCCAAAGTGTCTTGCAGCAAGTATTGCTCTACGCACCGTCTTTGCTATTCTCTTGGGGTTGGTGGGTGCAAGCTTTGCCACATATACACAGCCTGCAACCTTGGCAAGCTCCACTGCGTTTATCTTGTCAAATTGCTTGCCCTTGGGAGCCATCTTTAGCTGAACACCCTTTGGAGACATACCA from Aquificaceae bacterium carries:
- a CDS encoding ferredoxin oxidoreductase; translation: MYYVADVKEADCAKYNCKQCVLFCPEPNTLMYHNSKHVAWVNYSRCKGCAICVYVCSDLLKRNCIEMVMMTTGN
- a CDS encoding 2-oxoacid:acceptor oxidoreductase family protein — protein: MKRYNIRIAGVGGQGVVTSAHILGNAMSAAGKYATLVPFFGSEKRMAPVEAYVRVSDQPIYEVGEVVYPNVIMIYHPQVITHGKSYTMPFYSGLKENGIVIINTDADIIPEEDWNILRELNTRVYMFPATKLALDVAGTELATNMAMVGLFFGITRLVDFEHIEQAVRERFLGNTFVASGGTTALDSAIEKKFKKKMELLEKNMQVIREAFKIAEERGWVEEGALTS